In Populus nigra chromosome 1, ddPopNigr1.1, whole genome shotgun sequence, one genomic interval encodes:
- the LOC133671254 gene encoding photosynthetic NDH subunit of subcomplex B 3, chloroplastic isoform X2, protein MGSLQLNSYGLAPFQVPTNKSLKPSRHTISFSPSRLKIRAVSTVPESSSEAKEPEEPPCVHLAFVHSVLLPDGTPDVHFRNAPGGQKLRDIMMDTNIELYGPYSRALLNCGGGGTCATCMVEVIEGKELLSPRTDNEKEKLKKKPKNWRLACQTTVGCHPTIARMESS, encoded by the exons ATGGGCAGTCTCCAACTTAACTCCTATGGTTTAGCCCCTTTCCAAGTTCCCACCAACAAAAGCCTTAAACCCTCAAGACATACAATTAGTTTTAGCCCCTCTAGACTTAAAATCCGCGCCGTCAGCACTGTCCCGGAGAGTTCATCCGAGGCCAAGGAGCCAGAAGAACCACCTTGTGTCCATCTTGCATTTGTTCAT TCTGTGTTGCTCCCAGATGGAACCCCCGATGTGCATTTTCGCAATGCTCCTGGGGGCCAGAAACTTAGGGATATAATGATGGACACAAATATTGAGCTTTATGGACCATAT TCTCGAGCCTTGCTAAATTGTGGGGGAGGAGGTACCTGCGCAACATGCATGGTGGAG GTTATAGAGGGGAAAGAGCTGCTTAGTCCTCGTACGGACAATGAGAAGGAGAAACTCAAGAAG AAACCGAAAAATTGGAGGCTTGCTTGTCAAACCACAGTTG GTTGTCATCCAACAATTGCCAGAATGGAAAGCTCATGA
- the LOC133671254 gene encoding photosynthetic NDH subunit of subcomplex B 3, chloroplastic isoform X1 encodes MGSLQLNSYGLAPFQVPTNKSLKPSRHTISFSPSRLKIRAVSTVPESSSEAKEPEEPPCVHLAFVHSVLLPDGTPDVHFRNAPGGQKLRDIMMDTNIELYGPYSRALLNCGGGGTCATCMVEVIEGKELLSPRTDNEKEKLKKKPKNWRLACQTTVGNPDSRGLVVIQQLPEWKAHEWNYEKLLFSEMLSEIQSD; translated from the exons ATGGGCAGTCTCCAACTTAACTCCTATGGTTTAGCCCCTTTCCAAGTTCCCACCAACAAAAGCCTTAAACCCTCAAGACATACAATTAGTTTTAGCCCCTCTAGACTTAAAATCCGCGCCGTCAGCACTGTCCCGGAGAGTTCATCCGAGGCCAAGGAGCCAGAAGAACCACCTTGTGTCCATCTTGCATTTGTTCAT TCTGTGTTGCTCCCAGATGGAACCCCCGATGTGCATTTTCGCAATGCTCCTGGGGGCCAGAAACTTAGGGATATAATGATGGACACAAATATTGAGCTTTATGGACCATAT TCTCGAGCCTTGCTAAATTGTGGGGGAGGAGGTACCTGCGCAACATGCATGGTGGAG GTTATAGAGGGGAAAGAGCTGCTTAGTCCTCGTACGGACAATGAGAAGGAGAAACTCAAGAAG AAACCGAAAAATTGGAGGCTTGCTTGTCAAACCACAGTTGGTAATCCAGATTCTAGAGGACTG GTTGTCATCCAACAATTGCCAGAATGGAAAGCTCATGAATGGAATTATGAAAAACTATTGTTTTCTGAAATGTTGTCGGAAATTCAATCTgattaa
- the LOC133671249 gene encoding aquaporin TIP2-1: MAGIAFGRFNDSFSLGSFKAYLAEFISTLLFVFAGVGSAMAYNKLTGDAALDPAGLVAIAVCHGFALFVAVSVGANISGGHVNPAVTFGLALGGQITILTGIFYWIAQLLGSIVACYLLKVATGGLAVPIHSVAAGVGAIEGVVMEIIITFALVYTVYATAADPKKGSLGTIAPIAIGFIVGANILAAGPFSGGSMNPARSFGPAVASGDFHDNWIYWVGPLVGGGIAGLIYGNVFITDHTPLSGDF, translated from the exons ATGGCTGGAATTGCCTTTGGTCGCTTTAATGATTCTTTCAGTTTAGGGTCTTTTAAGGCCTATCTTGCTGAATTCATCTCAACTTTGCTCTTTGTTTTTGCTGGTGTTGGTTCAGCCATGGCTTACA ATAAGCTGACAGGTGATGCAGCTCTTGATCCTGCTGGGCTAGTAGCCATTGCGGTTTGCCATGGATTTGCTCTCTTCGTTGCAGTTTCTGTAGGTGCCAACATCTCCGGTGGCCATGTTAACCCTGCTGTCACTTTTGGCTTGGCTCTTGGTGGCCAAATCACCATCCTCACTGGCATCTTCTACTGGATTGCCCAGCTCCTGGGCTCCATCGTTGCATGCTACCTTCTCAAAGTTGCCACTGGAGGCTTG GCAGTCCCCATCCACAGTGTTGCAGCTGGAGTAGGAGCCATTGAAGGAGTCGTCATGGAGATCATCATCACATTTGCCTTGGTTTACACTGTCTATGCAACTGCTGCTGACCCCAAGAAGGGATCCCTCGGCACCATTGCTCCCATAGCCATCGGTTTCATTGTGGGTGCCAACATCTTGGCTGCAGGCCCATTCTCTGGTGGATCCATGAACCCAGCCCGATCCTTTGGCCCAGCTGTGGCTAGTGGTGATTTCCATGACAACTGGATCTACTGGGTTGGGCCTCTTGTTGGTGGTGGGATTGCTGGACTTATCTATGGAAACGTGTTCATCACTGATCATACTCCTTTGTCCGGAGACTTCTAA